From a single Zygotorulaspora mrakii chromosome 2, complete sequence genomic region:
- the EAF5 gene encoding Eaf5p (similar to Saccharomyces cerevisiae EAF5 (YEL018W); ancestral locus Anc_1.447): MESQINELAVLQIIYTILLVQNNASNVNEYKVSLVKLTNEFQNNILINQIVNHDMKLDINDILAIIKRIFPNQRISLIDGQLSFHNLSLRELVADISTRVNRFIKEQTEVVRRLEVEILEPSTTRAIQSPPPAQPQPQSQQSHQQRSVATVDPKKAKLLELYRDTVLNKLQNKSNQSNNKNLEWLYDTLSRNKDMATIVRDIIKIDSLRNDTPTSVHELQLTLQKSICDGLMCSYTGDNTWKSARQLQADFDDTVQFMRRALE, encoded by the coding sequence ATGGAGTCGCAGATTAATGAATTGGCAGTACTTCAGATCATATACACGATACTGTTGGTGCAAAACAATGCAAGCAACGTGAATGAATATAAAGTCTCATTGGTGAAATTAACGAacgaatttcaaaataacaTTCTAATAAATCAGATTGTAAACCATGATATGAAGCTGGATATCAACGATATATTAGCGATAATTAAGAGAATCTTTCCAAATCAGAGAATATCATTAATCGATGGACAGCTAAGTTTTCATAATTTATCGTTGCGAGAGCTTGTTGCTGATATCAGTACTAGAGTGAACAGGTTTATCAAAGAGCAGACTGAAGTGGTAAGAAGGCTGGAAGTGGAAATATTGGAACCATCTACAACTCGTGCAATACAATCGCCACCACCTGCACAACCACAACCACAATCACAGCAATCGCATCAACAGCGCAGTGTTGCAACAGTAGATCCCAAAAAGGCCAAACTTCTGGAGCTGTACAGGGACACCGTATTGAACAAACTGCAAAACAAGAGTAATCAAAGCAATAATAAGAACCTTGAATGGCTTTACGACACACTGTCAAGAAACAAAGACATGGCAACGATAGTAAGGGACATTATCAAGATCGACTCTTTACGCAACGATACGCCAACTAGTGTGCACGAATTACAATTGACGTTGCAGAAAAGCATATGCGATGGACTGATGTGTAGCTACACGGGCGATAACACATGGAAAAGCGCCAGGCAACTACAAGCCGACTTCGACGACACAGTACAATTTATGAGAAGAGCACTTGAGTAA
- the PMP2 gene encoding proteolipid ATPase (similar to Saccharomyces cerevisiae PMP1 (YCR024C- A) and PMP2 (YEL017C-A); ancestral locus Anc_1.446) has protein sequence MLPGGVILVFILVGLACIAIISTILYRKWQAKQKGIQRF, from the coding sequence ATGTTGCCAGGTGGTGTTATTTTAGTCTTTATTTTGGTCGGTTTGGCCTGTATTGCGATTATCAGTACTATTTTGTACAGAAAATGGCAAGCCAAGCAGAAGGGTATTCAAAGATTCTGA
- the SLM5 gene encoding asparagine--tRNA ligase SLM5 (similar to Saccharomyces cerevisiae SLM5 (YCR024C); ancestral locus Anc_1.449) codes for MLSFVRNYSILPKTIKSLSKEVSSSTNHVQHVKGWIKSVRLLKNIAFIDLQDGTCTDALKVCIPIENSKETEYVRRLKTGQSVSITNAQCKMTPEREQSFELKISEPLKSISIIGNVTLDYPLQKKAHSLSFLRTQPTLKHRSSYLSSLMRFRSHLELSLFNFFQEHDFTKVSPPVLTSSDCEGAGELFKVQSSSRDNDSYFGKPTYLTVSTQLHLEIMAMALSRCYTLTPCFRAERSDTNRHLSEFWMLESEISFVDSVLELTRFVEEMLKNSIKSCYEQKNELLPIITPDNSLTREEILKRWESLLHKAWATISYTEAIGILKKQHAMVPFPNYEPKWGESLQTEHEKWLAGEHFESPVFVTDYPRDCKAFYMKANSEELPGNETVACFDLLVPEMGEIVGGSMREDNYDSLSREMARRKMNSSGELTWYLKLRSEGTIPHGGFGLGLERLASYLFGSHNIKDAIPFHRSASGSIEL; via the coding sequence ATGCTGTCATTCGTGCGCAATTATTCGATCCTTCCAAAGACAATAAAATCATTGTCGAAAGAAGTTTCAAGCTCAACGAATCATGTACAACATGTTAAGGGATGGATCAAATCGGTaagattgttgaaaaacatTGCATTTATAGATTTGCAAGATGGTACTTGCACTGATGCTCTAAAAGTTTGCATTCCGATAGAGAATTCTAAAGAGACGGAATACGTCAGAAGACTTAAGACCGGCCAAAGCGTATCAATTACGAACGCTCAATGCAAAATGACACCAGAAAGAGAACAATCCTTCGAATTAAAAATAAGTGAGCCATTGAAATCCATCAGCATAATCGGAAATGTTACTCTCGATTATCCACTACAAAAGAAGGCTCATTCTTTGTCATTCTTGAGAACACAACCTACATTAAAACATAGATCTAGCTATCTCAGTTCTTTAATGAGGTTCAGATCTCATCTCGAATTGTcattattcaattttttccaagaGCATGATTTTACAAAAGTTTCTCCACCAGTACTTACATCAAGTGACTGTGAAGGTGCAGGTGAACTCTTTAAAGTTCAATCATCATCGAGGGATAATGATTCGTATTTTGGTAAGCCAACGTACTTGACTGTTTCGACACAATTGCATTTGGAGATAATGGCAATGGCTTTGTCACGATGCTACACGCTAACACCATGTTTTAGAGCTGAAAGAAGCGACACTAATCGTCATTTAAGTGAATTTTGGATGCTTGAGAGTGAAATATCCTTTGTTGATAGTGTTTTGGAACTAACAAGATTTGTAGAAGAAATGCTCAAGAATAGTATAAAATCATGTTATGAGCAAAAAAACGAACTCTTACCAATTATCACTCCAGATAATTCTCTGacaagagaagaaattCTAAAAAGATGGGAATCTCTTTTGCATAAAGCGTGGGCAACGATTTCATATACCGAGGCGATCGGAATCTTAAAAAAGCAACATGCTATGGTTCCTTTTCCCAACTACGAACCCAAATGGGGCGAATCTTTACAAACTGAGCATGAAAAATGGCTGGCAGGTGAGCATTTTGAATCCCCAGTCTTTGTTACAGATTACCCAAGAGACTGCAAAGCGTTTTACATGAAGGCAAACTCTGAAGAGTTACCTGGAAACGAAACGGTTGCTTGTTTTGACCTACTAGTACCTGAAATGGGTGAAATTGTAGGCGGAAGCATGAGGGAAGACAATTATGACTCTTTAAGTCGCGAAATGGCCAGACGTAAAATGAATAGTTCAGGCGAACTTACTTGGTACTTAAAATTACGTAGCGAGGGCACAATTCCCCATGGTGGATTTGGCTTAGGACTTGAGAGACTGGCATCCTACTTATTTGGTAGTCATAACATCAAAGATGCCATTCCATTTCACAGAAGTGCTTCTGGATCCATCGAGctgtga
- the MMS21 gene encoding SUMO ligase MMS21 (similar to Saccharomyces cerevisiae MMS21 (YEL019C); ancestral locus Anc_1.448), translated as MSSYPASLPLHPHARPLLHRIHTKDLSSVYENAKRQLLETFNLLIEDPRTENVQDHIGLLLRNYQQLQKFEAQSKSLASSLQVSKNDYITESEKYEPISLDTWDSHKNGSIPNPPTLFGIFESSSISNDEPSNQLSNDDGILKALPFIWRDPTCIIPDQNSAAAEDDLQIEGGKIELICPITYKTFENPMISTKCSHVFDKEGLIIYFNDQDTRDCPQGGCSQKLKLTDFVPDLTMKLRCKIAKFQQHLQSSSSTNQQELDII; from the coding sequence ATGTCTAGTTATCCAGCATCGCTCCCATTACATCCACATGCCAGACCATTACTACATAGAATTCACACCAAAGATCTAAGTTCTGTTTATGAAAATGCTAAAAGACAGTTGTTAGAgactttcaatttgttgattGAAGACCCGAGAACCGAAAACGTCCAGGATCACATCGGTTTACTATTACGCAATTATCAACAAttacaaaaatttgaagcaCAATCAAAATCACTTGCTAGCTCCTTGCAAGTTTCGAAAAATGATTATATTACAGAATCTGAGAAATACGAACCCATCTCTTTAGATACTTGGGACTCTCACAAAAACGGTAGTATACCCAACCCACCAACACTATTTGgtatttttgaaagtagtagtatttcaaatgatgaacCCTCAAATCAATTGTCTAATGATGATGGAATTTTAAAAGCTTTGCCTTTCATATGGAGAGATCCAACATGCATAATACCTGATCAAAATTCAGCAGCCGCAGAAGACGATTTGCAAATTGAGGGTGGTAAAATTGAACTAATTTGTCCAATAACAtacaaaacttttgaaaatccaaTGATTTCTACAAAATGTAGTCATGTATTTGACAAAGAAGGGTTGatcatatatttcaacgACCAAGATACAAGAGATTGCCCGCAGGGTGGTTGTTCTCAAAAACTCAAGCTAACAGATTTCGTTCCTGACCTTACAATGAAACTGAGATGTAAAATTGCCAAGTTTCAACAACATTTAcaatcatcatcgtcaaCTAATCAGCAAGAACTAGATATCATATAG
- the PXP1 gene encoding putative indolepyruvate decarboxylase family protein (similar to Saccharomyces cerevisiae YEL020C; ancestral locus Anc_1.450) has protein sequence MVTVSACEYFTNVLQGYNVDTIFGIVGIPIVELADVMINKGIKFIGCRNEQAASYAASAYGYLTGRPGVLLVVGGPGLIHALAGVYNSMSNRWPLIVIAGSSEDNHKGGFQELDQISLLNGYLKFTGRLQADKNVIDLITYNAVRHASLGASGVTYIDFPGNIIGETVKVDKHLNSPSFDKIKCSPDPAVIQRVTDLILKNGDKKILVVMGKGAVENSDEIRTLIDLFGLPFLPTPMAKGIVPDSHPLNVSSARSQVLRESDIVIVLGARLNWILHFAEPPKWKADAIFIQVDENAEAIGQNNARGLQYGLFGDVGLTVDALTVSLKSGNFRYDGLPPEWQRTIEKNQRKLLLKELQPPNSQKLNYNQVYHTLRPLIEDENSILVTEGANTMDIARISFPTDYPKHRLDAGTNATMGIGLGYGIAAKVAHPHKDVILVQGDSAFGFSAMELETSVRYNLGLVVIVMNNSGIYHGVAPELQPLRAPSTALSSECRYDLVGKGLGANGFLVRNLDELEKAFKQALLSSRSTHRSSVINVIIEPGKQSKLSFGWQTKRTQHL, from the coding sequence ATGGTGACTGTTTCCGCTTGTGAGTATTTCACAAATGTTTTACAGGGATACAATGTTGATACGATTTTCGGTATAGTGGGCATACCGATAGTCGAATTGGCAGATGTAATGATTAATAAAGGTATCAAGTTTATTGGATGCAGAAATGAGCAAGCCGCTTCATATGCTGCATCTGCTTACGGTTATTTAACAGGGAGACCCGGAGTTCTTCTGGTAGTTGGCGGACCAGGATTAATACATGCGTTGGCGGGCGTATACAACTCAATGAGTAACAGATGGCCCTTGATAGTTATCGCGGGTAGCAGTGAGGACAATCACAAAGGTGGATTTCAGGAATTAGATCAAATTAGCCTACTCAATGGCTATCTGAAGTTCACAGGTCGCCTTCAGGCAGATAAGAATGTAATTGATCTGATCACTTACAATGCTGTTAGACACGCTTCTTTGGGTGCAAGTGGAGTAACATATATTGATTTTCCAGGTAACATCATTGGAGAAACGGTTAAAGTTGATAAACACTTAAATTCGCCGTCCTTCGATAAGATAAAGTGTTCACCCGATCCTGCCGTTATTCAAAGAGTCACCGATCTAATTCTCAAAAACGGGGATAAGAAAATACTCGTGGTGATGGGAAAAGGTGCTGTTGAGAACTCAGATGAAATAAGAACGTTAATTGACCTTTTTGGTCTTCCTTTCTTACCAACACCTATGGCCAAAGGTATCGTCCCAGATTCACATCCTTTAAACGTTTCATCGGCTAGATCTCAGGTATTAAGGGAGTCGGATATAGTGATCGTCCTAGGAGCGAGATTGAATTGGATTTTGCATTTTGCGGAGCCGCCAAAGTGGAAGGCTGATGCCATATTCATTCAAGTCGATGAAAATGCTGAGGCGATCGGACAAAATAATGCAAGAGGACTACAGTACGGATTATTTGGGGACGTCGGATTAACTGTCGATGCTTTAACAGTCTCGTTGAAAAGTGGCAATTTCAGATATGATGGCCTCCCTCCGGAATGGCAACGCACGATCGAGAAGAATCAGCGAAAATTGTTACTCAAGGAGTTACAGCCTCCGAACAGCCAAAAATTAAACTACAATCAAGTATATCACACGCTGAGACCACTCATCGAAGACGAAAATTCAATCTTAGTCACCGAAGGAGCTAATACAATGGATATTGCAAGAATCTCGTTTCCCACCGACTATCCCAAACACAGGTTGGATGCCGGCACCAATGCCACCATGGGAATCGGCCTGGGCTATGGCATAGCCGCAAAAGTGGCTCATCCCCACAAAGACGTCATTTTAGTTCAAGGCGATTCAGCCTTTGGATTCTCCGCCATGGAACTGGAAACATCCGTCAGATACAATCTCGGTTTGGTGGTCATTGTTATGAACAACAGCGGAATATACCACGGCGTCGCTCCTGAGTTGCAACCACTGCGCGCACCCTCAACGGCTCTTTCCAGCGAATGTAGATACGATCTTGTTGGTAAAGGTCTCGGTGCGAACGGGTTTCTAGTACGTAACCTGGATGAACTGGAAAAAGCGTTTAAACAAGCCCTGCTCTCATCCAGGTCGACCCACCGGTCAAGTGTGATTAACGTCATAATCGAACCAGGCAAGCAATCCAAATTATCGTTTGGTTGGCAGACTAAACGCACCCAACATTTATAA